The following are from one region of the Streptomyces tuirus genome:
- a CDS encoding class I SAM-dependent methyltransferase, producing the protein MKRHEFLRELHKVSANRNYLEIGVNDGRSLTLSRVPSIAIDPAFKVVSELRCDVHLVKATSDDFFARDNPLQHLKGGRHPLRNLRRGRSPIGYWRKATLDLSFIDGMHLFEFALRDFMNVEKYSDWGSVIVLDDMLPRSVDEAARDRHTNAWTGDVYKITEVLARYRPDLVTVQVDTAPTGQLVVFGADPDNRVLHDKYDEIMAEYKIPDPQKVPEAILERAGAVRPEALLEAGFWRPLTQARNRGLPRSIGWEPLRKALQQVGVSR; encoded by the coding sequence GTGAAACGCCATGAGTTCCTCCGGGAACTGCACAAGGTCAGCGCCAATCGCAACTACCTGGAGATCGGCGTCAACGACGGGCGCAGCCTGACGCTGTCCCGCGTCCCCAGCATCGCGATCGACCCCGCCTTCAAGGTGGTCTCGGAGCTGCGGTGCGACGTCCACCTGGTGAAGGCCACCAGCGACGACTTCTTCGCGCGTGACAACCCCCTCCAGCACCTCAAGGGCGGCCGTCACCCGCTGCGCAACCTGCGCCGTGGCCGCAGCCCGATCGGGTACTGGCGCAAGGCGACGCTGGACCTGTCGTTCATCGACGGCATGCACCTGTTCGAGTTCGCTCTGCGCGACTTCATGAACGTCGAGAAGTACTCGGACTGGGGCAGTGTCATCGTCCTCGACGACATGCTGCCGCGCAGCGTGGACGAGGCGGCCCGGGACCGGCACACCAACGCCTGGACCGGTGACGTCTACAAGATCACCGAGGTGCTGGCGCGCTACCGCCCCGACCTGGTCACGGTGCAGGTGGACACCGCCCCCACCGGCCAGCTGGTCGTCTTCGGCGCCGACCCGGACAACCGGGTCCTGCACGACAAGTACGACGAGATCATGGCCGAGTACAAGATCCCCGACCCGCAGAAGGTCCCCGAGGCGATCCTGGAGCGGGCTGGCGCGGTCCGCCCCGAGGCGCTCCTGGAAGCGGGCTTCTGGCGCCCCCTCACCCAGGCCCGCAACCGCGGCCTGCCCCGCTCCATCGGCTGGGAGCCCCTGCGCAAGGCCCTGCAGCAGGTCGGCGTGAGCCGCTAG
- a CDS encoding LysR family transcriptional regulator, with the protein MRPIDPLGATGTPAQYDLNLLRTFLAVYRSGSFTAAAQLLGLSQPTVTTQIRTLERQTRRELFERLPRGVAPTAVAEELAARVAAPLDALAEAAGHGPRQRSRAEPVHLAGPAELLSTRALPALAPLVTEGVRLRVTMGLTEPLLDELRAGRHDLVIATTRPRGRTLSAVPLTDEEFVLVAAPAWADRVARRPAADGPAALHDIPLITYAEDLPIVRRYWRHVFGRRLNCRAAVSVPDLRAVLALVRAGAGYSVLPRYLCAGELASGALVLLDAPEDAPINTGFLVQRPGTSDNPHVTLVRDRLLEAGRTW; encoded by the coding sequence GTGAGGCCCATCGATCCCCTCGGCGCGACCGGGACGCCCGCGCAGTACGACCTCAACCTCCTGCGCACCTTCCTGGCCGTCTACCGGTCCGGCTCCTTCACGGCGGCCGCGCAGCTGCTGGGACTGTCCCAGCCGACCGTCACCACGCAGATCCGCACTTTGGAGCGGCAGACCCGCCGGGAGCTGTTCGAACGGCTGCCGCGCGGCGTCGCCCCGACCGCCGTGGCCGAGGAACTCGCCGCCCGCGTCGCGGCCCCCCTCGACGCGCTCGCGGAGGCCGCGGGGCACGGCCCCCGTCAGCGGTCACGCGCCGAGCCGGTCCACCTGGCCGGACCCGCCGAGCTGCTGTCCACCCGGGCCCTGCCCGCCCTCGCCCCGCTCGTCACCGAGGGCGTACGGCTGCGCGTGACCATGGGACTGACCGAGCCCCTGCTCGACGAACTGCGCGCAGGCCGCCACGACCTGGTGATCGCCACCACCCGGCCCCGTGGCCGCACCCTGTCCGCCGTGCCGCTGACCGACGAGGAGTTCGTCCTGGTCGCCGCCCCCGCCTGGGCCGACCGCGTGGCGCGGCGCCCGGCCGCCGACGGACCCGCGGCGCTGCACGACATCCCGCTGATCACCTACGCCGAGGACCTGCCCATCGTGCGCCGCTACTGGCGGCACGTCTTCGGCCGGCGCCTGAACTGCCGCGCCGCCGTCTCGGTGCCGGACCTGAGGGCCGTCCTCGCGCTGGTCAGGGCCGGTGCCGGCTACAGCGTGCTGCCGCGCTACCTGTGCGCGGGGGAACTGGCGTCCGGCGCCCTGGTCCTCCTCGACGCCCCCGAGGACGCGCCCATCAACACCGGCTTCCTCGTCCAGCGGCCGGGCACCTCGGACAACCCGCACGTGACCCTCGTCCGCGACCGTCTGCTGGAGGCCGGCCGCACCTGGTGA
- a CDS encoding type 1 glutamine amidotransferase domain-containing protein — protein MSKILFVVTGADTWTLADGTAHPTGFWAEEAVAPYEAFRAAGHEVVVATPGGVEPTVDRASLAAEVNGGQENADRIAKALESFTELRRPVRLEDVRLDDYAAVFYPGGHGPMEDLAVNADSGRLLARALESGRPLGVVCHGPAALLAAVGADGANAFAGYEVAAFTNAEEVQAGLADRAKWLLQDRLTEAGVSVRAGEPWAPHVVTDRNLVTGQNPASSAPLAEELLKRLG, from the coding sequence ATGTCGAAGATCCTCTTCGTCGTCACCGGCGCCGACACCTGGACCCTGGCCGACGGCACCGCGCACCCCACCGGCTTCTGGGCTGAGGAGGCCGTCGCCCCGTACGAGGCGTTCCGGGCCGCCGGCCACGAGGTCGTCGTGGCCACACCCGGCGGTGTCGAGCCCACCGTCGACCGGGCCTCCCTCGCCGCCGAGGTGAACGGGGGCCAGGAGAACGCCGACCGGATCGCCAAGGCGCTGGAGTCCTTCACCGAGCTGCGCCGGCCCGTCCGTCTGGAGGACGTCCGGCTGGACGACTACGCGGCCGTCTTCTACCCCGGCGGCCACGGCCCGATGGAGGACCTCGCCGTGAACGCCGACTCCGGCCGGCTGCTCGCCCGGGCCCTGGAGTCGGGCAGGCCGCTCGGGGTCGTCTGCCACGGGCCTGCGGCGCTGCTGGCCGCGGTCGGGGCCGACGGCGCCAACGCCTTCGCCGGCTACGAGGTCGCGGCGTTCACCAACGCCGAGGAGGTCCAGGCCGGTCTCGCCGACCGCGCGAAGTGGCTGCTCCAGGACCGCCTCACCGAGGCCGGTGTGAGCGTGCGGGCCGGTGAGCCGTGGGCCCCGCACGTGGTCACCGACCGCAACCTGGTCACGGGCCAGAACCCCGCGTCGTCGGCCCCGCTGGCGGAGGAACTGCTGAAGCGGCTCGGCTGA
- the rfbB gene encoding dTDP-glucose 4,6-dehydratase, with protein sequence MNLLVTGAAGFIGSRYVRALLASDAPDAPRITVLDKLTYAGTLDNLELTHPRLEFVQGDICDAELVDKLMADTDQVVHFAAESHVDRSISGAADFVRTNVLGTQTLLDAALRHGTGPFVHVSTDEVYGSIETGSWPEDHPLQPNSPYSASKASSDLLALAYHRTHGLDVRVTRCSNNYGPHQFPEKVIPLFVTNLLDGHTVPLYGEGRNIRDWLHVDDHCQGVDLARTKGRPGEVYNIGGGTELTNKELTGLLLEACGADWDRVQYVEDRKGHDLRYSVDCSKARDELGYRPRHDFTTGLAETVAWYRDNRAWWEPLKQRVAQERA encoded by the coding sequence ATGAACCTCCTCGTCACCGGCGCCGCCGGGTTCATTGGCTCCCGCTACGTCCGGGCCCTGCTCGCCTCGGACGCGCCCGACGCGCCGCGCATCACCGTGCTGGACAAGCTCACCTACGCCGGCACCCTGGACAACCTCGAACTGACCCACCCGCGACTGGAGTTCGTGCAGGGCGACATCTGCGACGCCGAACTCGTCGACAAGCTGATGGCCGACACGGACCAAGTCGTGCACTTCGCCGCCGAGTCCCACGTCGACCGCTCGATCAGCGGCGCCGCCGACTTCGTCCGCACCAACGTCCTCGGCACCCAGACCCTGCTGGACGCCGCTCTGCGCCACGGCACGGGCCCGTTCGTGCACGTCTCCACCGACGAGGTCTACGGCTCCATCGAGACCGGCTCGTGGCCCGAGGACCACCCGCTCCAGCCGAACTCGCCGTACTCGGCCTCCAAAGCCTCCTCCGACCTGCTCGCGCTGGCCTATCACCGCACCCACGGCCTGGACGTGCGCGTCACGCGCTGCTCCAACAACTACGGCCCGCACCAGTTCCCCGAGAAGGTCATCCCGCTGTTCGTCACCAACCTCCTCGACGGCCACACGGTGCCGCTGTACGGCGAGGGCCGCAACATCCGCGACTGGCTGCACGTCGACGACCACTGCCAGGGCGTCGACCTCGCCCGCACCAAGGGCCGGCCCGGCGAGGTCTACAACATCGGCGGCGGCACCGAGCTCACCAACAAGGAACTCACCGGCCTGCTCCTGGAGGCCTGCGGAGCGGACTGGGACCGGGTGCAGTACGTCGAGGACCGCAAGGGCCACGACCTGCGCTACTCCGTCGACTGCTCCAAGGCCCGCGACGAACTGGGCTACCGCCCCCGCCACGACTTCACCACCGGCCTCGCCGAGACCGTCGCCTGGTACCGCGACAACCGGGCCTGGTGGGAGCCCCTGAAGCAGCGTGTCGCCCAGGAGCGGGCATGA
- a CDS encoding DEDDh family exonuclease: MPLLSPAFDASGLRDYAHDWAVVDVETSGLVARRDRVLSLAVVILGPDGEQTDEFSTLLDPGCDPGPVHVHGLTAERLRGAPVFDQVAPRIAAMLRDRVLVAHNAQFDYDFLAHEFARAGTALPVARRLCTLALNRRVDPPTEDLRLGTLAAHYGVRQVRAHDALDDTRVLAGVLRASLREAARLELPLPFVSCPPRQDPRFAPRTPKTPCAYRNPGRPEPGGPLVQGMKVAITGETRTPRAELERQAVEAGLNVIGSVSRHTSALVSNDTSSGSGKARRALAEGVPVLDEATFVRLLGDVRPGTRHERTPNAETLIPSPTTSPATALVPPVQEPSVPTPPLPVGAPSAPSTPPRTTGSASQDRPLSGRRVLALGGTHPEAVAARGRIVELGGAAAINLSASVTDVVLLEGGERDRRMKRITALAFPTHAATWLDAPVITPLPRQGGGPAAPLVLPRGGVIDLPQPGCSSSAVPWTVTAAWAQQTSCEIDVVAFVVDEDEQVCCDEDFVFYGAPENPGGTVRLHSDGPTEQTIGVDLAALPPSARKVVVAAAIDGSPTFGDVGAIHISSGPGPSAAPLAQATLDAATTERTLLLAELYRRGPLWRLRTVGQGYDQGLGALARGYGVDVSD, encoded by the coding sequence ATGCCTCTCCTCTCCCCTGCCTTCGATGCGTCCGGCCTGCGCGACTACGCCCACGACTGGGCGGTGGTCGACGTGGAGACATCAGGGCTGGTCGCCCGCCGCGACCGGGTCCTGTCCCTGGCCGTGGTGATTCTGGGGCCGGACGGGGAGCAGACGGACGAGTTCTCGACCCTTCTGGACCCCGGCTGCGATCCCGGACCGGTGCATGTCCACGGACTGACGGCCGAGCGGCTGCGCGGCGCCCCGGTCTTCGACCAGGTCGCCCCGCGGATCGCGGCGATGCTGCGGGACCGGGTGCTCGTCGCGCACAACGCCCAGTTCGACTACGACTTCCTCGCCCACGAGTTCGCCCGCGCCGGCACCGCGCTTCCGGTGGCCCGTCGCCTGTGCACCCTCGCGCTGAACCGGCGGGTCGATCCGCCGACCGAGGATCTCAGGCTGGGCACGCTCGCCGCCCATTACGGCGTCCGCCAGGTCAGGGCACATGACGCCCTCGACGACACCCGGGTGCTGGCAGGCGTGCTGCGCGCCTCGCTGCGGGAGGCCGCGCGCCTCGAACTGCCGTTGCCGTTCGTGTCCTGTCCGCCTCGCCAGGACCCCCGGTTCGCACCCCGGACGCCCAAGACGCCGTGCGCCTACCGCAACCCGGGGCGGCCGGAACCGGGCGGGCCACTGGTGCAGGGCATGAAGGTGGCGATCACCGGCGAGACCCGGACGCCGCGCGCGGAGCTGGAGCGGCAGGCCGTCGAGGCCGGACTCAACGTCATTGGGTCCGTCAGCCGGCACACCAGCGCACTGGTCAGCAACGACACCTCGTCCGGCTCCGGCAAAGCGCGGCGCGCCCTGGCCGAGGGGGTGCCGGTGCTCGACGAGGCCACGTTCGTACGGCTGCTGGGGGACGTCCGGCCGGGGACACGGCACGAGCGGACGCCGAACGCGGAAACCCTGATCCCCTCACCCACGACGAGCCCTGCCACAGCCCTCGTCCCGCCGGTCCAGGAGCCCTCGGTCCCCACCCCGCCCCTCCCCGTCGGGGCGCCGTCGGCACCGTCCACGCCGCCGCGTACGACAGGCTCGGCCTCCCAGGACCGCCCCCTGTCCGGCCGACGCGTCCTGGCCCTCGGTGGCACGCACCCCGAGGCCGTCGCGGCCCGCGGCAGGATCGTCGAGCTCGGTGGGGCAGCGGCGATCAACCTCTCCGCGAGCGTCACCGACGTCGTGCTCCTGGAGGGCGGCGAGCGGGACCGCCGGATGAAGCGGATCACCGCCCTCGCGTTTCCCACACACGCGGCCACATGGCTCGACGCGCCGGTCATCACCCCGCTCCCCCGGCAGGGCGGCGGGCCGGCGGCACCCCTCGTCCTCCCGCGCGGCGGCGTCATCGACCTGCCGCAGCCGGGCTGCTCCTCCTCCGCGGTCCCCTGGACCGTCACCGCGGCCTGGGCGCAGCAGACGTCGTGCGAGATCGACGTGGTCGCTTTCGTCGTCGACGAGGACGAACAGGTCTGCTGCGACGAGGACTTCGTCTTCTACGGCGCGCCGGAGAATCCGGGCGGGACGGTGCGGCTGCACAGCGACGGGCCGACCGAGCAGACGATCGGCGTCGATCTCGCCGCCCTGCCGCCCTCGGCCCGCAAGGTCGTGGTCGCCGCCGCCATCGACGGCTCGCCCACCTTCGGCGACGTCGGCGCGATCCACATCAGCTCCGGACCGGGCCCCAGTGCCGCGCCCCTGGCCCAGGCCACGCTGGACGCCGCGACCACCGAGCGCACCCTGCTGCTCGCCGAGCTCTACCGCCGCGGCCCGCTGTGGCGCCTCCGTACCGTGGGGCAGGGCTACGACCAGGGGCTGGGCGCCCTCGCCCGGGGCTACGGAGTGGACGTCTCCGACTGA
- the rfbC gene encoding dTDP-4-dehydrorhamnose 3,5-epimerase: MRPLGIAGSWVLEPKVFPDDRGSFHEWYRGAEFREATGHDLSLAQANCSVSRRGVLRGVHFADVPPGQAKYVTCVRGAVLDVVIDIRVGSPTYGTWEAVRLDDDTRHAVFLAEGLGHAFMALTDDATVVYLCSEGYAPGREHGIHPLDPALGIEWPEGITPLLSPKDEQAPTLAEAERQGLLPSYEACAAYYEKLRSGQGA, translated from the coding sequence ATGCGACCGCTGGGGATAGCGGGCTCCTGGGTACTGGAGCCCAAGGTCTTCCCGGACGACCGGGGCAGCTTCCACGAGTGGTACCGCGGTGCGGAGTTCCGCGAGGCGACGGGACACGACCTGTCCCTGGCCCAGGCCAACTGCTCGGTCTCGCGGCGGGGCGTGCTGCGGGGTGTGCACTTCGCCGACGTGCCGCCCGGCCAGGCCAAGTACGTCACATGCGTCCGCGGTGCCGTCCTGGACGTGGTGATCGACATCCGCGTCGGCTCCCCCACCTACGGGACGTGGGAAGCCGTACGGCTCGACGACGACACGCGGCACGCGGTGTTCCTCGCGGAGGGCCTCGGTCACGCCTTCATGGCCCTCACGGATGACGCGACGGTGGTCTACCTGTGCTCGGAGGGCTATGCCCCGGGCCGTGAACACGGCATCCACCCCCTGGACCCGGCCCTGGGCATCGAGTGGCCCGAGGGCATCACCCCGCTTCTGTCCCCCAAGGACGAGCAGGCCCCGACCCTGGCCGAGGCGGAACGCCAGGGACTCCTGCCCTCCTACGAGGCCTGTGCGGCGTACTACGAGAAGCTGCGGAGCGGGCAAGGGGCGTAG
- the rfbD gene encoding dTDP-4-dehydrorhamnose reductase, with protein sequence MRWLITGAGGMLGRDVVEELTRRGETAVGLDRAALDITGPTAVDSAVREHRPDVVVNCAAYTAVDDAETDEARALEINGDGPRLLARACAAHDARLIHVSTDYVFSGEARTTPYPEDHPTGPRTAYGRTKLAGERAVLEELPGASAVLRTAWLYGVHGSSFVRTMIGLEARRDTLDVVDDQRGQPTWSADVAERIADLGPRLGPEAHGVFHATNSGEATWCDLAREVFSLIGADPDRVRPTSSAAFPRPAPRPAYSALAHRRWQEIGLPLPRDWRSALHEALPRIRKEGLPRETP encoded by the coding sequence ATGAGGTGGCTGATCACCGGCGCGGGCGGGATGCTCGGCCGGGACGTCGTCGAGGAACTCACGCGCCGCGGTGAGACCGCCGTCGGCCTCGACCGCGCGGCCCTGGACATCACCGGCCCCACAGCCGTCGACTCCGCCGTACGGGAGCACCGCCCCGACGTGGTCGTGAACTGCGCCGCCTACACGGCCGTCGACGACGCCGAGACCGACGAGGCCCGCGCCCTGGAGATCAACGGCGACGGCCCCCGCCTGCTGGCCCGGGCCTGCGCCGCGCACGACGCCCGCCTGATCCATGTCTCCACGGACTACGTCTTCTCCGGCGAGGCCCGCACCACCCCCTACCCGGAGGACCACCCGACCGGCCCCCGCACCGCCTACGGCCGCACCAAGCTGGCCGGGGAGCGGGCCGTGCTGGAGGAACTCCCCGGGGCGAGCGCGGTGCTGCGCACGGCGTGGCTCTACGGCGTCCACGGCTCCAGCTTCGTCCGCACCATGATCGGACTGGAAGCCCGCCGGGACACCCTCGACGTCGTCGACGACCAGCGCGGGCAGCCCACCTGGAGCGCGGACGTCGCCGAGCGGATCGCCGACCTCGGCCCCCGGCTCGGCCCCGAGGCGCACGGCGTCTTCCACGCGACCAACTCCGGCGAGGCCACCTGGTGCGACCTCGCACGCGAGGTGTTCTCCCTCATCGGCGCCGACCCGGACCGGGTGCGCCCCACCAGCAGCGCGGCCTTCCCCCGGCCCGCGCCCCGCCCGGCGTACAGCGCCCTGGCGCACCGCCGTTGGCAGGAGATCGGCCTGCCGCTGCCGCGCGACTGGCGCTCCGCCCTGCACGAAGCACTGCCCCGCATCCGCAAGGAAGGTCTTCCTCGTGAAACGCCATGA
- a CDS encoding glycosyltransferase family 2 protein has product MPVKVSVIVPVYNPGIYIEDCISSLQRQSLPPDEFEVIFVDDGSTDETPARLDALAAEDPRMKVIHQENSGWSGKPRNVGIEASRGEFVMFVDNDDYLGDEALERMYDYGTANGADVVVGKMAGKNRGVPVELFRRNHPRATVENAPLIDSLTPHKMVRRAFLDRIGLRFPEGRRRLEDHVFIAEAYLRAENVSVLSDYVCYYHIRRDDGSNAGFERFDPVGYFKNLREALDVVEQYTEPGPVRDRLFRRWLRVEMVERLRARRLLNLPDDYRRELFGEIHEVVVERFGPGVAAGLQPTQQVIAALTAADRYDDVVAFAEWEAGVAPMAAPGDIEWRDGSLRIGLTAEYLSGGEPMLFPADAEAAPLTDVPKDVTEAVRWVASETAARFGQATADLLLRERTSAAQYFQPVEFTREAVPVGDGEEVRLVLRGTATVDPGVLPRDGAWDVLVRVKSGGWTKECRLGPAPREDRPTPLAGVVGDRPVLPYWTTPHGNLSLELGARGKRLGLGRVQPGNVTVSGDRFRVLLPVHVPVDSQVRLRFVSSRRILETPGTLSPDADRPGAVLEGVLPEDLSDDVWRVAVCPNPGSDQARFAGLPFALRAGGGSVLVTPAPGPGVALRLARRARRVLGTARRKVNSRIRNGGR; this is encoded by the coding sequence ATGCCGGTCAAGGTCAGCGTCATCGTCCCCGTGTACAACCCGGGGATCTACATCGAGGACTGCATCTCCTCGCTGCAGCGGCAGTCGCTGCCTCCCGACGAGTTCGAGGTGATCTTCGTCGACGACGGCTCGACCGACGAGACCCCGGCCCGGCTCGACGCGCTCGCCGCCGAGGACCCCCGGATGAAGGTCATCCACCAGGAGAACTCCGGCTGGTCGGGCAAGCCCCGCAACGTCGGCATCGAGGCCTCCCGGGGCGAGTTCGTGATGTTCGTCGACAACGACGACTATCTGGGCGACGAGGCCCTGGAGCGGATGTACGACTACGGCACGGCCAACGGCGCCGACGTCGTCGTGGGCAAGATGGCCGGCAAGAACCGCGGGGTACCGGTGGAGCTGTTCCGCCGCAACCACCCGCGTGCCACCGTCGAGAACGCCCCGCTCATCGACAGCCTCACCCCGCACAAGATGGTCCGCCGGGCCTTCCTGGACCGCATCGGCCTGCGCTTTCCCGAGGGCAGACGGCGCCTGGAGGACCACGTCTTCATCGCGGAGGCGTATCTGCGCGCGGAGAACGTCTCCGTGCTCAGCGACTACGTCTGCTACTACCACATCCGGCGGGACGACGGCTCCAACGCCGGCTTCGAACGCTTCGACCCCGTCGGCTACTTCAAGAACCTGCGCGAGGCCCTCGACGTCGTCGAGCAGTACACGGAGCCAGGTCCGGTGCGGGACCGGCTGTTCCGGCGCTGGCTGCGCGTGGAGATGGTCGAGCGGCTGCGGGCCCGGCGCCTGCTGAACCTGCCGGACGACTACCGCCGCGAGCTGTTCGGGGAGATCCACGAGGTCGTCGTCGAGCGCTTCGGGCCCGGTGTCGCGGCCGGTCTGCAGCCGACGCAGCAGGTCATCGCCGCGCTGACGGCGGCCGACCGGTACGACGACGTGGTGGCCTTCGCGGAGTGGGAGGCGGGTGTCGCCCCCATGGCGGCCCCCGGGGACATCGAGTGGCGCGACGGTTCGCTCCGTATCGGCCTCACGGCCGAGTACCTGTCCGGCGGCGAGCCGATGCTGTTCCCCGCCGACGCCGAGGCCGCACCGCTGACCGATGTGCCGAAGGACGTGACCGAGGCGGTGCGCTGGGTGGCGTCGGAGACCGCCGCGCGGTTCGGGCAGGCCACGGCCGATCTGCTGCTGCGGGAGCGCACCAGCGCCGCCCAGTACTTCCAGCCGGTGGAGTTCACCCGCGAGGCCGTGCCGGTCGGGGACGGCGAGGAGGTCCGGCTGGTGCTGCGGGGGACGGCCACGGTCGACCCGGGTGTCCTGCCGCGTGACGGCGCCTGGGACGTACTCGTCCGGGTGAAGTCGGGCGGCTGGACCAAGGAGTGCAGGCTGGGCCCGGCGCCCCGGGAGGACCGGCCCACGCCCCTTGCGGGGGTCGTCGGCGACCGCCCGGTCCTGCCGTACTGGACCACACCGCACGGCAATCTCTCCCTGGAGCTCGGCGCGCGCGGCAAGCGGCTCGGGCTGGGCCGCGTGCAACCGGGGAACGTCACCGTCTCCGGCGACCGGTTCCGGGTGCTGCTCCCGGTGCACGTCCCGGTCGATTCACAGGTGCGGCTGAGGTTCGTCTCCTCCCGCCGGATCCTGGAGACGCCGGGCACGCTCTCCCCCGACGCCGACCGGCCGGGCGCGGTCCTGGAGGGGGTCCTGCCCGAGGATCTCTCGGACGACGTCTGGCGGGTGGCGGTGTGCCCGAACCCGGGCTCCGACCAGGCCCGCTTCGCCGGTCTGCCGTTCGCCCTGCGCGCCGGGGGCGGAAGCGTGCTGGTGACGCCGGCGCCGGGGCCCGGTGTCGCGCTGCGGCTGGCCCGGCGCGCCCGGCGGGTGCTCGGCACCGCGCGCCGGAAGGTCAATTCCCGTATCAGGAACGGAGGGCGGTGA
- a CDS encoding glucose-1-phosphate thymidylyltransferase, protein MKALVLSGGAGTRLRPITHTSAKQLVPVANKAVLFYGLESIAEAGITDVGMIVGETAEEIEEAVGDGSKFGLEVTYIPQERPLGLAHAVLIARDYLGDDDFVMYLGDNFIVGGITGLVEEFRGNRPDAQILLTRVADPRAFGVAELGPSGQVIGLEEKPDQPKSDLALVGVYMFTPLIHEAVRAIEPSWRGELEITHAIQHLIDTRADVRSTVIKGYWKDTGNVGDMLEVNRTVLEAMERRIDGEVDDASETIGRVVLEEGARIVNSRVVGPVVIGSGTVVRNSYVGPFTSVAENCRITDSELEFSIVLRDSSIQGVGRIEASLIGRHVEVTPAPSVPSAHRLVLGDHSKVQITS, encoded by the coding sequence ATGAAGGCTCTCGTGCTGTCCGGCGGCGCAGGAACAAGACTGAGGCCGATCACGCACACGTCGGCCAAGCAACTGGTGCCCGTGGCCAACAAGGCCGTGCTCTTCTACGGGTTGGAGTCGATCGCCGAGGCCGGCATCACCGATGTCGGCATGATCGTCGGGGAGACCGCCGAGGAGATCGAGGAAGCGGTCGGGGACGGGTCGAAGTTCGGCCTCGAGGTCACCTACATCCCCCAGGAGCGGCCCCTCGGGCTGGCCCACGCGGTGCTGATCGCCCGGGACTACCTCGGTGACGACGACTTCGTGATGTACCTCGGCGACAACTTCATCGTCGGCGGCATCACCGGCCTCGTCGAGGAGTTCCGCGGCAACCGGCCCGACGCCCAGATCCTGCTCACACGCGTGGCCGACCCCCGCGCCTTCGGTGTCGCCGAACTCGGCCCGTCCGGCCAGGTGATCGGCCTGGAGGAGAAGCCCGACCAGCCCAAGAGCGACCTCGCGCTGGTCGGCGTCTACATGTTCACGCCCCTCATCCACGAGGCGGTCCGCGCCATCGAACCCTCCTGGCGTGGCGAACTGGAGATCACCCACGCCATCCAGCACCTGATCGACACCCGCGCCGACGTGCGCTCCACGGTCATCAAGGGCTACTGGAAGGACACCGGCAACGTCGGCGACATGCTCGAGGTGAACCGCACGGTCCTCGAAGCCATGGAGCGCCGCATCGACGGCGAGGTGGACGACGCCTCGGAGACCATCGGGCGCGTCGTGCTGGAGGAGGGCGCGCGGATCGTCAACTCCCGTGTCGTCGGACCCGTCGTCATCGGCTCGGGCACCGTCGTCCGCAACTCCTACGTCGGCCCCTTCACCTCCGTCGCGGAGAACTGCCGGATCACCGACAGCGAGCTGGAGTTCTCCATCGTGCTGCGGGACTCCTCGATCCAGGGCGTCGGCCGCATCGAGGCCTCCCTGATCGGCCGGCACGTGGAGGTGACCCCCGCCCCCAGCGTCCCCAGCGCCCACCGTCTCGTCCTCGGAGATCACAGCAAGGTGCAGATCACTTCATGA
- a CDS encoding CBS domain-containing protein encodes MAQHVRDIMTGDPVTVAPQTSVAEVARIMRDEDLGAVLVTDGGRLRGVVTDRDIVVRTVSRGGDPERITVAGACSDEPVTVGPDEDLAQAVELMREHSVRRIPVVDHGHPVGIVSLGDMAMERDPESALGDISAARPNA; translated from the coding sequence ATGGCTCAGCATGTCCGCGACATCATGACCGGCGACCCGGTCACCGTCGCACCGCAGACCTCCGTCGCCGAGGTCGCGCGCATCATGCGCGACGAGGACCTCGGAGCCGTACTGGTGACGGACGGCGGACGGCTGCGAGGGGTGGTCACCGACCGTGACATCGTGGTGCGGACGGTCAGCCGGGGCGGCGACCCGGAGCGGATCACCGTCGCCGGCGCGTGCAGCGACGAACCGGTCACCGTCGGCCCCGACGAGGACCTGGCGCAGGCGGTGGAGCTGATGCGGGAGCACTCCGTGCGCCGCATCCCGGTCGTCGACCACGGACACCCCGTGGGCATCGTCTCCCTGGGCGACATGGCCATGGAGCGTGACCCGGAGTCGGCGCTCGGTGACATCAGCGCCGCTCGCCCCAATGCCTGA